In a genomic window of uncultured Flavobacterium sp.:
- the era gene encoding GTPase Era, with protein sequence MSHKAGFVNIIGNPNVGKSTLMNAFVGERLSIITSKAQTTRHRILGIVNGEDFQLILSDTPGIIKPAYEMQESMMNFVKSAFEDADILVYMVEIGEQDLKDEAFFNKIIHAKIPVLLLLNKIDNSNQEQLEEQVAFWTAKVPNAEIFPISALQNFNVPEVFGRIIELLPESPAYYPKDQLTDKPERFFVNETIREKILLNYSKEIPYAVEIVTEEFFEDEAIIRIRSIIMVERETQKGIIIGHKGAALKKVGTEARADLEKFFGKQIHIELVVKVNKNWRSNANMLKRFGYNQ encoded by the coding sequence ATGTCACATAAAGCAGGTTTTGTAAACATCATCGGGAATCCAAACGTTGGAAAATCAACATTAATGAACGCCTTTGTTGGAGAAAGATTATCGATTATTACATCAAAAGCACAAACAACTCGTCACCGTATTCTTGGAATCGTGAATGGCGAAGATTTTCAACTTATATTATCGGATACTCCAGGAATCATCAAACCGGCTTATGAAATGCAGGAATCGATGATGAACTTTGTAAAATCGGCTTTTGAAGATGCTGATATTCTGGTTTATATGGTCGAAATAGGAGAGCAGGACTTAAAAGATGAAGCTTTCTTTAATAAAATTATCCACGCTAAAATTCCGGTTTTATTACTGTTGAATAAAATCGACAATTCAAATCAGGAACAATTAGAGGAACAAGTTGCATTCTGGACTGCAAAAGTGCCAAATGCTGAAATTTTCCCAATCTCGGCTTTACAGAATTTTAATGTACCGGAAGTTTTTGGACGAATCATTGAATTACTTCCAGAATCTCCCGCATATTATCCAAAAGATCAATTAACAGACAAACCGGAACGTTTTTTCGTAAACGAAACCATTCGTGAGAAAATCTTGTTGAATTACAGCAAAGAGATTCCGTATGCAGTTGAAATCGTTACCGAAGAGTTTTTTGAAGACGAAGCTATTATCAGAATCCGTTCGATTATTATGGTAGAACGCGAAACTCAAAAAGGAATCATTATTGGTCATAAAGGTGCCGCTTTGAAAAAAGTAGGAACTGAAGCTCGTGCTGATCTGGAGAAATTCTTCGGAAAGCAAATACATATTGAACTTGTTGTTAAGGTGAATAAAAACTGGAGAAGCAATGCCAATATGTTGAAACGTTTCGGTTATAATCAATAA
- a CDS encoding GNAT family N-acetyltransferase — MKKEFPIIKTERLLLRQFADSDLENVFKGLSHPQVIKYYGVSFQTLEATKEQMIFFADLEKNDTGIWFVICSADNRTFYGAGGLNNLNKEHKKAEIGFWLIPNFWGHGIIKEAILLICNYGFNDLELNRIEGFVESENKNCKSVMAKLDFQYERTMKDCEIKNGKFISLDIYAKLKGNLIKTE, encoded by the coding sequence ATGAAGAAAGAATTTCCAATTATAAAAACCGAAAGACTTTTACTGCGACAATTTGCAGATAGTGATCTTGAAAATGTTTTCAAAGGACTTTCACATCCACAAGTTATTAAGTATTATGGAGTGAGTTTTCAAACATTGGAAGCAACTAAAGAGCAAATGATTTTTTTTGCTGACCTTGAAAAAAACGATACAGGAATTTGGTTTGTTATTTGCTCGGCTGACAACAGAACATTCTACGGAGCGGGCGGATTAAATAATTTAAATAAAGAACATAAAAAAGCAGAAATCGGTTTTTGGTTAATTCCAAATTTTTGGGGACATGGAATTATAAAAGAAGCAATACTGTTAATTTGTAATTATGGCTTTAACGATTTAGAACTTAACAGAATTGAAGGATTTGTTGAGTCGGAAAATAAGAATTGTAAAAGCGTAATGGCTAAACTTGACTTTCAATACGAAAGAACTATGAAAGACTGTGAAATTAAAAATGGCAAATTTATAAGTCTTGATATTTATGCTAAACTAAAAGGTAATTTAATAAAAACTGAGTAA